In a single window of the Acinetobacter sp. CS-2 genome:
- a CDS encoding helix-turn-helix transcriptional regulator codes for MSDFIKMQKESLHGEEDRMLKTSEVVEMLGITRSTILKLVNTKQFPEPDWVSDSGYKYWWKSTIYYNFNKKQALAS; via the coding sequence ATGAGTGATTTTATTAAGATGCAAAAAGAATCATTACACGGTGAAGAAGATCGCATGCTAAAAACAAGTGAAGTTGTCGAAATGTTGGGAATAACTAGATCCACAATCTTGAAGTTAGTAAATACAAAACAATTTCCAGAACCGGATTGGGTAAGTGATAGTGGATATAAGTATTGGTGGAAATCCACTATTTATTACAATTTCAATAAAAAACAAGCCCTCGCATCATGA